A region from the Rosa rugosa chromosome 6, drRosRugo1.1, whole genome shotgun sequence genome encodes:
- the LOC133718895 gene encoding uncharacterized protein LOC133718895 gives MHRWSGIQLDVNKFCGYYAEIERTRASGTTEQDRIVEAKQKFRRERGYNFTYEHCWHVLKFHPKWNLELSRKKPKKTHATVPATSSLITPSASPDTINLADGNVEGNESPCLERPIGKKAAKTLARKAKAKEKVEAAQSELGDYYALKVEHAHKEDEQFQLMYDAEQENIKLRKQELEIQVQKEDNAIMAIDTSTMEPMRAEYFRGLQQEIIAKRAANGN, from the exons ATGCATCGCTGGTCTGGAATTCAACTGGATGTGAACAAATTTTGTGGCTATTATGCTGAAATTGAAAGGACAAGAGCAAGTGGTACAACTGAACAAGATAGG ATTGTGGAAGCCAAACAAAAGTTTAGGAGGGAGCGAGGATACAACTTTACATATGAGCATTGTTGGCATGTGTTGAAGTTCCACCCGAAATGGAACTTGGAACTCTCTAGGAAAAAACCAAAGAAAACTCATGCTACGGTTCCTGCTACTTCGTCTCTTATCACTCCATCTGCTAGCCCAGATACAATAAATTTAGCTGATGGCAATGTTGAAGGCAATGAGTCTCCATGCTTGGAGAGGCCTATAGGCAAAAAGGCTGCCAAGACCTTGGCAAGGAAGGCAAAAGCTAAAGAGAAAGTGGAAGCAGCCCAATCTGAATTAGGAGACTATTATGCTCTGAAAGTTGAACATGCTCATAAGGAGGATGAGCAATTTCAACTGATGTATGATGCAGAACAAGAGAACATTAAGCTGAGGAAACAAGAACTTGAAATTCAAGTTCAAAAAGAGGATAATGCAATAATGGCAATTGATACTTCTACAATGGAACCAATGCGGGCAGAATATTTTAGAGGACTTCAACAGGAAATCATAGCAAAAAGAGCTGCTAACGGTAACTAG